A single window of Acinetobacter wuhouensis DNA harbors:
- a CDS encoding NGG1p interacting factor NIF3, with the protein MLKLIYYVPESHLETTKVAIFSAGAGGIGNYEHCAWQVLGTGQFKPVKDAKPFIGELNTLEQIPEWRVETIVPEDQAKLVAQALKASHPYEEPAFEFIQMIEIE; encoded by the coding sequence ATGTTAAAACTCATCTATTATGTCCCTGAATCGCACCTAGAAACTACAAAAGTAGCAATATTTTCAGCAGGCGCAGGTGGGATCGGAAATTATGAACACTGTGCATGGCAAGTTTTAGGCACAGGGCAATTTAAACCTGTTAAAGATGCAAAGCCATTTATTGGTGAATTGAATACTTTGGAGCAAATTCCAGAATGGCGTGTGGAAACCATTGTTCCAGAGGATCAAGCAAAATTAGTGGCACAGGCTTTAAAGGCAAGCCATCCTTATGAAGAACCTGCCTTTGAGTTTATTCAGATGATTGAAATCGAGTAA
- the gyrA gene encoding DNA gyrase subunit A, translated as MSVSETRPIAIEDELKNSYLDYAMSVIVSRALPDVRDGLKPVHRRVLFAMHELGNDYNKAYKKSARVVGDVIGKYHPHGDLAVYETIVRMAQDFSLRYQLVDGQGNFGSVDGDSAAAMRYTEVRMRKLTHEMLADLEKDTVEWEDNYDGSERIPQVMPTRIPNLLINGVTGIAVGMATNMAPHNMTEVINACLAYAENPQISIEGLMEHVSGPDFPTGGIIYGKSGIVDAYRTGKGRLHIRGKYHIEEDQKTGRNTIVFTEIPYQVNKAKTIERIAELVKEKKLEGISELRDESDKEGMRIAIDLKRGENAEVIVNNLFLNTQLENSFSINMVCLDNGQPKLMNLKDIVAAFIRHRQEVVTRRTMFELRKARERGHILEGLTVALANIDEIIETIKTSANPQEARERLQAGEWAGGGVVALLEKAGAISVRPDEIEGEDPNRPFGLDGNIYRLSPAQVGAILELRLHRLTGLEQDKLQAEYSEILGQIAELTAILNDFNLLMGVIKEELALILQQYGDARKTEIVESRIDFSREDLIPEEQVVLTVSKTGYAKTQPLSDYAAQRRGGRGKSATSMKEDDYIQHLIVTSNHATVLCFTNVGKVYRLKVFEVPQASRGAKGRPMVNLLPLDATETITAILPVIDAPKKFTERLTEFRTFVRSNVAKLRENEIIDGHYEALKSAFAELGENPDDLSPALRVQLKELSAELTASDCDDELVAEFAERAENVRKNFYVFMATASGTVKRVELEQFSNVRSNGLRAIELKEEDTLIGVAITDGEQQIMLFSNEGKAIRFSETDARVMGRTAKGVRGMRVTLAAAQADEETETDVDSDDEDSSDSNFISRIVSLVVVPETGEVLCASANGYGKRTPVDDFPTKKRGGKGIIAIKTSERNGELVGAVAIDVTKEVMLISDGGTLVRTRASEIAQTGRNAQGVRLIRLGNEEILVGVVAVDAVEEDEVLDAPEVVDGAALVDNETLVGDETIMEEGDTDSMDNESDE; from the coding sequence AGAACTCATATCTTGATTATGCCATGAGTGTGATTGTATCTCGTGCATTACCAGACGTGAGAGATGGTCTAAAACCTGTTCATCGTCGTGTGCTTTTCGCTATGCACGAGTTGGGCAACGACTATAACAAAGCTTATAAAAAATCTGCCCGTGTCGTCGGGGATGTGATCGGTAAATATCACCCACATGGTGATTTAGCTGTATACGAAACGATTGTTCGTATGGCACAAGATTTCAGCCTACGTTATCAATTGGTTGATGGTCAAGGTAACTTCGGTTCTGTCGATGGTGATAGCGCGGCGGCAATGCGTTATACCGAAGTCCGTATGCGTAAGTTAACCCATGAAATGTTGGCTGATTTAGAAAAAGATACAGTCGAATGGGAAGATAACTACGACGGTTCTGAACGCATTCCTCAAGTGATGCCGACCCGTATTCCAAACTTATTGATCAATGGTGTGACAGGTATTGCGGTCGGTATGGCGACCAATATGGCGCCACACAACATGACTGAAGTGATCAATGCATGTTTGGCTTATGCTGAAAATCCACAAATTTCAATTGAAGGGTTGATGGAACACGTATCTGGTCCAGATTTCCCTACAGGCGGTATTATTTATGGTAAATCAGGAATTGTAGACGCGTACCGTACAGGTAAAGGTCGTTTGCATATTCGTGGTAAATACCATATCGAAGAAGATCAAAAAACAGGTCGTAATACGATTGTATTCACTGAGATTCCTTATCAAGTCAACAAAGCGAAGACCATTGAACGTATCGCTGAATTGGTGAAAGAGAAAAAACTCGAAGGTATTTCAGAATTACGTGATGAGTCTGATAAAGAAGGAATGCGTATTGCAATTGACTTGAAGCGTGGTGAAAACGCTGAAGTGATTGTGAATAATCTATTCCTCAATACTCAATTAGAAAACTCGTTCAGCATTAACATGGTTTGCCTAGACAATGGTCAGCCGAAGTTAATGAATTTGAAAGATATTGTTGCTGCGTTTATTCGTCATCGTCAAGAAGTGGTCACACGTCGTACGATGTTTGAATTGCGTAAAGCACGTGAGCGTGGTCATATCTTAGAAGGTTTAACCGTTGCTTTAGCGAATATTGATGAAATTATTGAAACCATCAAAACGTCTGCAAATCCACAAGAAGCGCGTGAGCGTTTACAAGCGGGTGAGTGGGCTGGCGGTGGTGTTGTTGCATTGCTTGAAAAAGCAGGTGCAATTTCTGTTCGCCCTGATGAGATTGAAGGCGAAGACCCGAATCGTCCATTTGGTTTAGATGGCAATATTTATCGTTTATCACCTGCGCAAGTCGGTGCGATTTTAGAATTACGTCTACACCGTTTGACAGGTCTTGAACAAGACAAATTACAAGCGGAATACTCTGAAATTTTAGGTCAAATTGCTGAACTTACAGCGATTTTAAATGACTTTAATTTATTGATGGGCGTCATTAAAGAAGAACTGGCATTGATTCTTCAACAATATGGCGATGCGCGTAAAACGGAAATTGTAGAATCACGTATCGACTTCTCTCGTGAAGATTTAATCCCAGAAGAGCAAGTTGTATTGACTGTTTCTAAAACAGGTTATGCAAAAACTCAACCATTGTCTGACTATGCCGCACAACGCCGTGGTGGACGTGGTAAATCTGCAACGTCGATGAAAGAAGATGATTATATTCAACATCTCATCGTGACTTCGAACCATGCAACCGTACTTTGCTTCACCAATGTCGGTAAAGTTTATCGCTTGAAAGTGTTTGAAGTACCACAAGCATCGCGTGGTGCGAAAGGTCGTCCGATGGTGAACTTGTTGCCATTGGATGCAACTGAAACGATTACAGCGATTCTTCCTGTGATTGATGCACCGAAGAAATTTACAGAACGTTTAACTGAGTTTAGAACTTTTGTGCGTTCGAATGTGGCTAAACTTCGTGAAAATGAAATCATAGATGGTCATTACGAAGCACTAAAATCTGCATTTGCAGAATTGGGTGAAAATCCAGATGATTTATCACCTGCATTACGTGTTCAGTTAAAAGAGCTCAGTGCAGAATTAACAGCGTCTGATTGTGATGACGAGCTGGTTGCTGAGTTTGCTGAACGTGCTGAAAATGTTCGTAAAAACTTCTATGTCTTCATGGCAACAGCTTCAGGTACAGTTAAACGTGTTGAATTAGAACAATTTAGTAATGTTCGTTCAAATGGTTTACGTGCAATTGAGTTGAAAGAAGAAGATACCTTGATTGGTGTTGCAATTACCGATGGCGAGCAGCAAATCATGTTGTTCTCGAATGAAGGTAAAGCAATTCGCTTCTCTGAAACGGATGCGCGTGTGATGGGTCGTACTGCGAAAGGTGTTCGTGGTATGCGTGTAACACTTGCTGCGGCTCAAGCGGATGAAGAAACTGAAACTGATGTAGATTCAGATGATGAGGATTCTTCAGATTCGAACTTTATCAGTCGTATCGTTTCATTGGTAGTAGTTCCTGAAACTGGTGAAGTGTTGTGTGCTTCTGCAAATGGTTATGGTAAACGTACTCCTGTGGATGACTTCCCAACCAAGAAACGTGGTGGTAAAGGCATCATCGCCATTAAGACCTCTGAACGTAATGGTGAATTGGTTGGTGCAGTTGCGATTGATGTGACCAAAGAAGTGATGTTGATTTCTGATGGTGGTACTTTAGTCCGTACTCGTGCTTCTGAAATTGCACAAACAGGTCGTAATGCACAAGGTGTTCGTTTGATCCGTTTGGGTAATGAAGAAATCTTAGTTGGTGTTGTGGCTGTAGATGCCGTTGAAGAAGATGAAGTTTTAGATGCACCTGAAGTGGTTGATGGTGCAGCTTTAGTGGATAATGAAACGCTCGTTGGTGATGAAACAATCATGGAAGAAGGTGACACTGATTCTATGGATAATGAGTCTGACGAGTAG
- a CDS encoding IS5-like element ISAha3 family transposase — MKKPAPKTYRTTNWSSYNQALIKRGNISIWFDPKTQWYAQPQGKQGRNQTYSDTAIQCCLMIKSLFRLSLRMVTGFVQSLIKLCGLNWTAPDYSTLCRRQKHIDIAISYQKSHDGLHLLVDSTGLKFLGEGEWKRKKHQPEYRRQWRKLHIGIDAETLQIRAVQLTTNNVSDSQVLGDLLDQIPLDERIDSVYTDGAYDTKCCRKVISDRQAHAVIPPRKNAKPWKDSKISSIERNELLQTVKHLGRTLWKKWSGYHRRSLVETKMHCIKLLGDKLTARHFQSQVNEIHARVAVLNRFTELGRPHTQVVT; from the coding sequence ATGAAGAAGCCTGCACCTAAAACTTACCGTACAACCAATTGGTCCTCGTATAACCAAGCTTTAATCAAGCGAGGAAATATTTCAATCTGGTTTGATCCTAAGACGCAATGGTATGCACAACCACAAGGCAAGCAAGGACGAAATCAAACTTATTCCGATACAGCGATTCAATGCTGTTTAATGATCAAATCTCTATTCCGTCTTTCTTTACGTATGGTTACTGGCTTTGTTCAAAGCCTGATTAAACTCTGTGGCTTGAATTGGACAGCACCAGATTACTCCACCCTTTGTAGACGACAAAAGCATATTGATATTGCGATAAGCTATCAGAAAAGTCATGATGGGTTACACCTACTTGTCGACTCTACGGGTTTAAAGTTTTTAGGTGAAGGCGAATGGAAGCGTAAAAAACATCAGCCTGAATACCGTCGGCAATGGCGTAAACTGCATATTGGTATAGATGCTGAAACACTGCAAATACGTGCCGTTCAGCTTACTACAAATAATGTCAGTGATTCACAAGTACTAGGTGATTTACTGGATCAAATTCCACTAGATGAGCGAATAGATTCTGTCTATACCGATGGCGCGTACGACACGAAGTGCTGCAGAAAAGTGATTTCAGATCGTCAAGCACATGCAGTAATTCCACCCAGAAAGAATGCCAAGCCCTGGAAAGATTCTAAAATAAGTTCAATAGAACGAAATGAGTTACTTCAAACGGTTAAACATTTAGGCAGAACCCTATGGAAAAAATGGTCGGGTTATCACCGTCGTAGTTTGGTGGAAACCAAGATGCATTGCATCAAATTATTAGGAGATAAGCTGACGGCAAGACATTTTCAAAGTCAGGTCAATGAAATTCATGCGCGTGTGGCAGTTCTGAATAGATTTACGGAATTAGGTAGACCTCACACCCAAGTTGTCACTTAA